Proteins from a single region of Candidatus Polarisedimenticolia bacterium:
- a CDS encoding DUF2270 domain-containing protein yields MDSNPPTPTPGDSFESFPLTRPEYISAMVHFYRGEMYRSQIWRSRLDTTTNWAVVTAAGIVSFAFSSPEHSAFTIILGTILITNFLAVEARRYRYFSVYRARVRMIEENFYLPLIRRNLMSPLGDWADRVARDLDCPTFKTTYLEAFLFRLRRNYIALYWILFVVWLVKLYMHPVPADSLHEVYARMGAGRISPAVALSLVLLLYALFTLPLFTQTAKRAAMDEIHGLERDMDRWTF; encoded by the coding sequence ATGGATTCGAACCCTCCGACTCCGACGCCGGGCGACTCGTTCGAGAGCTTTCCCCTCACACGCCCCGAGTACATCAGCGCCATGGTGCATTTCTACCGGGGGGAGATGTACCGCAGCCAGATCTGGCGCAGCCGGCTGGACACGACGACCAACTGGGCGGTGGTCACGGCGGCTGGAATCGTCTCCTTCGCCTTCTCCTCGCCCGAGCACAGCGCCTTCACCATCATTCTCGGGACGATCCTGATCACCAATTTCCTGGCCGTCGAGGCGCGGCGCTATCGTTACTTCTCCGTCTATCGAGCGCGCGTGCGGATGATCGAGGAGAACTTCTACCTGCCGCTCATCCGGCGCAATCTGATGAGTCCTCTCGGGGACTGGGCCGATCGGGTGGCGCGGGACCTCGACTGTCCCACGTTCAAGACGACCTACCTCGAGGCCTTCCTGTTCCGGCTGCGCCGCAATTACATCGCGCTGTACTGGATCCTGTTTGTCGTCTGGCTGGTGAAGCTCTACATGCACCCCGTGCCGGCGGATTCGCTGCACGAGGTCTACGCCAGAATGGGGGCCGGCCGCATCTCGCCCGCCGTCGCTTTGAGCCTGGTGCTCCTTCTCTACGCGCTGTTCACCTTGCCGCTTTTCACCCAGACGGCCAAGCGTGCCGCCATGGACGAGATCCACGGCCTCGAAAGGGACATGGACCGCTGGACCTTCTGA